The Glaciimonas sp. PCH181 nucleotide sequence AGAGATTGTGAAACGCCGATCACACCAACAGACTACTACTTACAGATTTATTGATACTTCTAATTTGATACTTTACTACTTCCTGGCTTGCGAATTAACGTGAATAGACGTTTAGTGCAGGGAAGAAATAAGCGATTTCAACGGCTGCGGTTTCTGCAGCATCGGAACCGTGTACTGCATTAGCGTCGATTGAATCTGCGAAATCAGCACGGATTGTGCCTTTGTCGGCTTTCTTTGGATCAGTAGCGCCCATCAAATCACGATGAGTCAGAATGGCGTTTTCGCCTTCCAATGCTTGTACGACAACTGGACCAGAGATCATGAAATCAACCAGATCCTTGAAGAAAGGACGGGCTGCATGAACAGCGTAAAAACCTTCTGCTTCAGCACGGGACAAATGCAACATGCGCGACGCGATAATCTTCAGGCCTGCATTTTCAAAACGGCTGTAAATTTGGCCGATAACGTTTTTAGCGACTGCGTCTGGTTTGATAATCGACAGGGTGCGTTCAATTGCCATCAAAAAAACTCCAATAAAATAAGGGTTAACTAGTACAAAACTACTAAATTCAGGATGAATGCTCGGCTAAGACTGATTTATTTATAATTCAATCAACCTTAGATTTT carries:
- the ndk gene encoding nucleoside-diphosphate kinase; this translates as MAIERTLSIIKPDAVAKNVIGQIYSRFENAGLKIIASRMLHLSRAEAEGFYAVHAARPFFKDLVDFMISGPVVVQALEGENAILTHRDLMGATDPKKADKGTIRADFADSIDANAVHGSDAAETAAVEIAYFFPALNVYSR